GTCGGGACCAGGTTTGTCTACAACTTGTCCGTTAATTAAAACTTCGCCACTAGAAGCTGTACTCAAACCAGCAATAATATCTAGGAGAGTAGACTTGCCACAGCCAGAAGGTCCGATAATAGAAACAAAGGTATTGTGTTCGATATCGAGATTGACATCCTCGATCGCTACAAAATCAGAACTTGCTTGTCCCGTTAGCTGTTTCAGCCAGCCTTTTCTGCCAGGGTATACCTTAGAGATATGGCGTAGAGATATTTGAGCATCGTTAACCCTGTCTATAGTCACAGCTGAATTTTTAGATGAATATGAAGTACTCATGATTGCTCGTTGAAGGAAACTAATTTTTCTAAATAGGCAAAGATTTGGTCGAGGATAATCCCCACAATGCCGATAATAAAGATGGCAACCAAAATGTTAGGTATGTAAAGGTTATTCCATTCATTCCAGATAAAGTATCCTAGCCCTGTACCTAAAAGCATTTCTGCTGCGACGATTACTAGCCAAGCAATACCCATACTGATTCGCAACCCAGAGATAATATTGGGCAAGGCAGCGGGAATAATTACCTTAAAAATGGTGCGCCAGCGAGATGCACCCAGGGTTTTAGAGACATTGAGATAACTAGAGTCTACATTGGCTACCCCAAAAGCTGTATTGGTTAGGGTAGGCCAAATACTAGCGATGGTAATAATAAAAATTCCGGTTAATTCCGAATCGCGGAAGATATAGAGTCCTAATGGCAACCAGGCTAGAGGGGATACGGGTTTTAGAAGTTGAAAGTAAGGATTAAAGGCTTTAAACGCTATTTTAGATATACCGACAAGGATGCCCAAAGGTACAGCTATCAGCGAAGCTAAAGTATAGCCGATCGCCACCCGTCTCAAGCTAATTAACAAATTCCAGCCGATCCCCATATCATTAGGGCCATTTTTATAGAAAGGATGAGTCATCCAATACCACAATTCCTTAATGGTCAAAGATGCGGTGGGCATTCCTTTAGAAAATATTTTTAGCTTTGCTCCTATTTCCCAAAAGAGGAATATTCCTAACGAAAGAAGAAATAATAGCAACGCCTGGACATTTTCGTTATCTAAAAGCTTCTCTTTTTTGCTATTTTTAATTAAACTTTCTCGAACTATTGTCATGATTAAACGACCTCTAACTACGTCCCTGTAAAGGGATTACTTACTGATTAATAGGTATCATTTGAATAAATGGCTTTTTTGTGACGATCGATTGCAATGTCCACCCCACTTAATATTTAACTTTCTTTAAGTACAGTAATTGTCAATTGATTTACACACCATATTTCTTAATCTGTTTGTCCACATATACTTGGGGTTGAGCAGGATCGAAGGTATCAAATTCTAGGGTTTCGGTACGATAAACATCTTCTGGTGGATTTAGTCCTACTTCGACCGCTAATTCTCTAGCTAAATCCGTCATAAATACTTCTTTTACGACTTCGTCATATTTACCATCAGCGATCGCCGTTTTAACTTTGCCATCTCCCTGTAAGTCCCAGCGCACTAGCTGAGAAGATACCCAGTTAGCAAAGCTTGCCAAGGATAGGGATCGAAATCAATGCGATCGGGGATGGATTTCGTGTTACCCAAGCCATCTTCAAAATTACCCGTTAACACTGCTTCAACTACCTCCACGGGCTGATTGAGAAATGCCCTTTCCGAGATCGCCTTGGCTATTTTAGGACGATTAGCAGGATCTTGGGCATAGCCCGCAGCTTCGATAATGGCTTTGTTTAGCGATCTAAAGGTATTGGGGTTGGCTGAAATCCAGTCATCGCTTGCAGCAAAAGCATTATTCATACCCCCAGCTTGTTTACATAATTCTAAAACTAGTCTTTCTCGCTTCGGATCGCCTTTTCCCGCCATCTTCAGCAGCAAAGTTTTGCGTAAATCGGCAGCATTGACTGCATTGGCCATCTTAAAAGCTTCGGGCTTATAAATACCCATTTTTGCCAGATCGCTAATCATATCCACTGGATCTTGAGGCATATCCTGCATAAATTTCCAGTGTTCATCCGTTGGGTGAAAACCACCACAATCGCTGCAAGTTATCTTTAATCCGATTGCATTGACTCTTGAGGAGTTCAGATTAATCCCTTTATTTGTAGAGTTTTTATTTAAGGAAATTACCATAACTATAACTGTAATTATTATCTAGCTTTTAAGCGATTAAAACGCTTTATTAGTTTGAACAATGTAGCAATTTTTATAAAATTTAATTTAGCTTTAGTGTAGTTAAAAATAAATCATTTAGTTGAAAAACCGCAGGTTAAAAGCAAATACAAAAATAATATTTTTTATCCAAATATACGATTTATTTATTTGCCCTCAGTAATAAGAAGCTTTTGTGTATGCTAGCAGTTAGGTCTGTAATTTTGCATTGAATTAATTTTAGTAAAAATAGGATTTTTTATAGATTACTTTGTAGAGAAATTCTAATTTCAACCTTAGTACCTTGGTTAACTTGACTGGTAATATCTATTGCTCCATCCATAAAAGATACAAATTTTTTGACTATATTCAAGCCCCAACCCGTGCCTGGAATATTGCTAACATTTTTACCCCGATGAAAAGGCTCAAAAATATTATTCAAATCTTCCTGGGGAATTCCGATTCCCCAATCTTTAATTGCAAAAATAGCATAATTCTTGTTAATAGATAGCTTAAACATAATTGTGTGTTTGCTTGAGGAATATCTAACTGCATTGGTTATAATATTGGTCAAAATAGATTTTAATAAGCGATAATCTATTTCAACTTCTAACAAAGATACATTACTATCAAATTGAATTTGATAATTCGGATAAGTATGGACAAATTCTGTGGTCAATTCATGACAAAAATTAACTAAATCTAGTCTATCGGGAGTAATATTAATTCCTTTTGTCTCTATTTCACCTATGACTAGTAATTCATTGGTCATTTGCGTCATGCGCTCGATATTAGTTTCCACATCTGACAGATATTCAGTTTTTTCTTTGGCTGAGAGTTGACGTTCGTAGCGTTTGAGGGAGAATACAGAGAAGGCAATATTATTTAAAGGATTGCGAAATTCGTGACACACCATCGAAACAAAGCGAGAACGAACTTCATTGAGTCGTCTCAGTTTTTCGTTAGCTTTACTTAGTTCTGAGGTACGTTCTACCACTTTCTGCTCTAATTCTTCATTCGCTCTTTGCAGACTAGACTCGCTAAGTTTACGTTGGGTAATATCGCGAAATGTAACTACCGAACCGACTAACTCCCCTTTCTCATCGTGCATCGGCGTACTAATATACTCTACGGGAAAGCTAGAGCCATCTTTGCGCCAGAATACTTCATTGTCAACTCGGCGTATAGTTCCTTCTTTAAAAGCAGCGTAGATATGGCATTCTTCACTGGGATAAAAAGAACCATCGGGTTTTGAATGATGCAAAATAGCGTGCATTGACTTGCCAATTAAATCTTCCATTTCCCAGCCAATTAACGATGCAGCAGCAGGATTGACGAAAGTAACATTCCCCTGGATATCCAACCCATAAATTCCTTCTCCCACAGAATTAAGGATCAGTTGATGTTGGCGACGCAAATTAGCTAATTCAATATCAGTTTGTCGTTCGCATCCCTGTTTCATAATCTTTTAGCTAATTATTTGTAATCTACCGTAGCAATTATTGTAACTTTAGCTACCGTGTTATTCCTCATTTAAGTATTTATTGGAAATAACAGATTTAATTTTAATTATCAGGCTGTAGTCAAGTATGCAAACAATTTTAGTTATAGAAGACGAAGCTCAAACTAGAAAAGTCTTACTCAACTGTCTAAAGTTTGAAGGCTACAAAGCAATTGAAGCGGATAATGGCAGAACAGGCATAAAATTAGCTCAAGAACATCATCCAGATTTGATTGTCTGTGACATTATGATGCCAGACATAGACGGTTATGGCGTGCTGTCTATGCTGCGCCAACAATTATCTACTTTGGCAATACCTGTCATCTTTCTCACTGCTAAAGTCTCTATGTTAGATTTGAGATTGGGTATGAATTTGGGGGTCGAAGATTATTTAACTAAACCTTGCAATGTAGAACGCTTTTTAACGGCAATTACAACTATATTAAAAAGAAAAGAACAGTTACAACAATGCTATAGTTTTACATCTAATACTGACAATTCCAAATCCTTTTTTCATCAGCATAAATTACCTAAGTGCAGCAAAACAACCAAAATATTTGAATTTATTGA
This genomic interval from Coleofasciculaceae cyanobacterium contains the following:
- the ntrB gene encoding nitrate ABC transporter permease produces the protein MTIVRESLIKNSKKEKLLDNENVQALLLFLLSLGIFLFWEIGAKLKIFSKGMPTASLTIKELWYWMTHPFYKNGPNDMGIGWNLLISLRRVAIGYTLASLIAVPLGILVGISKIAFKAFNPYFQLLKPVSPLAWLPLGLYIFRDSELTGIFIITIASIWPTLTNTAFGVANVDSSYLNVSKTLGASRWRTIFKVIIPAALPNIISGLRISMGIAWLVIVAAEMLLGTGLGYFIWNEWNNLYIPNILVAIFIIGIVGIILDQIFAYLEKLVSFNEQS
- a CDS encoding ABC transporter substrate-binding protein, which gives rise to MVISLNKNSTNKGINLNSSRVNAIGLKITCSDCGGFHPTDEHWKFMQDMPQDPVDMISDLAKMGIYKPEAFKMANAVNAADLRKTLLLKMAGKGDPKRERLVLELCKQAGGMNNAFAASDDWISANPNTFRSLNKAIIEAAGYAQDPANRPKIAKAISERAFLNQPVEVVEAVLTGNFEDGLGNTKSIPDRIDFDPYPWQALLTGYLLS
- a CDS encoding PAS domain-containing sensor histidine kinase, yielding MKQGCERQTDIELANLRRQHQLILNSVGEGIYGLDIQGNVTFVNPAAASLIGWEMEDLIGKSMHAILHHSKPDGSFYPSEECHIYAAFKEGTIRRVDNEVFWRKDGSSFPVEYISTPMHDEKGELVGSVVTFRDITQRKLSESSLQRANEELEQKVVERTSELSKANEKLRRLNEVRSRFVSMVCHEFRNPLNNIAFSVFSLKRYERQLSAKEKTEYLSDVETNIERMTQMTNELLVIGEIETKGINITPDRLDLVNFCHELTTEFVHTYPNYQIQFDSNVSLLEVEIDYRLLKSILTNIITNAVRYSSSKHTIMFKLSINKNYAIFAIKDWGIGIPQEDLNNIFEPFHRGKNVSNIPGTGWGLNIVKKFVSFMDGAIDITSQVNQGTKVEIRISLQSNL
- a CDS encoding response regulator, which encodes MQTILVIEDEAQTRKVLLNCLKFEGYKAIEADNGRTGIKLAQEHHPDLIVCDIMMPDIDGYGVLSMLRQQLSTLAIPVIFLTAKVSMLDLRLGMNLGVEDYLTKPCNVERFLTAITTILKRKEQLQQCYSFTSNTDNSKSFFHQHKLPKCSKTTKIFEFIEANFHRSLELKEVASNLGYSPAYLTNLVRQKTGRTVKQWIIERRMNKARQLLLDTDLAIAEIARDTGYTDTGYFIRQFKQLHGTSPNLWRNNSQNNRNYLL